In Juglans regia cultivar Chandler chromosome 13, Walnut 2.0, whole genome shotgun sequence, the DNA window GTAAGAATTCGGTGGACcgttctaaatttaaaatttattttacaacaaatctaaaatataaaaatattcttataatattgaGAAACGgcaattttatatttcaatatacatcaaaattaactaataaaattaacagttttttgttttgtttttcctgtATTGAAAAAGTAGTAATAAGATGGTGGAAGAATTATGAGGGGAAAATAAAGAGACAATTAGTACTGATAGAAAATCAATAACCACTGATCAACAGTACCATTCTGCAGTGAACTTATATATTCTGGATAGATATATAGCATAATCACAAACATAGCCAAAGCAtctattatcaattataatacatacatatttttttttaagttcagcAAAAGATTTGTGCACATGCAAGCCTTCAATTACTGGATGCCATCCTGGAGATCAGCCATACCAGAACCACTGCCCATGGCCTTGACCTTCTCTCTCAGAACAAATTTCTGTATCTTGCCAGTTGAAGTGACCTGTATATCCCCAAAAACAACACTCTGCGGAACCATATACTTGGGCAATCGATCCTCACAAAACTTGATAATCTCCTCCGCCGTACATGCATCACTGATCATTTTCTTCAACTCGACAAATGCAAAAGGCGTCTTCCCAGCTGCTtggagatcatcatcatcatcatttgctCTCCCAACAACAGCAGCCTCCGACACCTTTGGATGACTTCGCAACACTGCCTCTACCTCGATCGTGCTTATAGCCTCTCCTCCAGAAGAGATTATAACATCCTTTGCACGGTCTTTCATTTGTATACACCCATCTGGATGTCTGACTGCTATGTCCCCAGTGTGATACCATCCGCCCCTAAAAGCTTCTTGACCTGCTTTTGAGTTTTTAAGGTACCCCAGCATCAAAGCATTGCCCCTAAACATCACCTCCCCAATTGTTTTCCCGTCATAAGGTATGCTCTTCATGGTTTTCGGATCCTTTACATCAACGCCATCCATCAGAAGATTGTGAGTCCCTTCACAAAGTTTTGTTATTTCTGTTTGTTCATCCGATTTTGTTGAGTACTGCAATCTGGGTTCCCATGGAACAACAACGGCTGGGCCAAGGGCTTCTGTCATACCATAGCCGTGGCTCAGGTTAAAGCCTAGTTCGGTAACCCTCATGAGGACCTGGGGTGCTGGTAATGCACCGGCAACGATAATGTCCACCCTGGATGGCAATGGCCGCCTCTGGTGGCTAGCTGGAGCGTCGGCAATTATGTTCAAAATGGTGGGGGCACCACAGAAGTGAGTAACCTTGTGAATATCAATGGCTTCAAATATGAGGTGTGCTGAGAGTACTTCAGTTCTGAGGAAGATATTGGTGCCACCAACAGCAGCCATTGCCCAAGTGAAGCACCACCCATTGCAGCGAAACATGTCAACAGTCCATAAAAATACTGACATTTGTTTCATGTCAGTGCGAAAAATTGCTGCTATTGAATTGAGATAGGCAGCTCTATGGCTGTATATTGCTCCTTTGGGAATGCCAGTTGAGCCAGAAGTATAATTCACTGAGATAGGATCACATTCATTGTTTGGCCGTATGGTCTCAAAATCTGCTTTTCCTATTGCAAGAAGACCATTGTAATCCAGGCTATCTGCTGGGGTTTCTGTCAGAGTTGAGGATGATGTTTGATCATAATTCTCTGGTATTAGAACAAGCTGGGGTGGCTTGCTTTTTCTCTCGGAGAGTATGTTTAGTGCCTTATCGACAACCTCAACGAGCTCTTGGTatacaaaaatgattttgggCTCCAACTGTTCTAATAACAGCGCCAACATAGGTGAATCCAACCTGGTGTTAAGTGCAGAAAGAACTGCCCCGGCCATTGGAACGCCGAAATGCAGCTCGTAGAGTGCAGGAACGTTTGGTGAAAACGCCGCAACCtgctcataaaaaatatatatatatatatatatatattaaaaaaaaattatggggtGATAAGATGGTGGAAAAAACttcgtttttcttttaaaaattagaagtgTCAACATCAATGCTAAAAACATATCACTTGTAATTTGTACATTTCCAATTAAAAGtcacttctaattttttttttcaatccatATAGAGATATATGTAATATGTATCTATAAGTTCAACTTCCTGACTTTTTATTATCTTACACCCCGttttttatagtgaatatttcatctcatcttattttatcattatataatttttaaatttatacataaattataataaataattcaatttttttaaatctcaaaataataatattaaaaaataatattttaataatattttattcaacttttaactaaaattatttcatctcatttcactatccaaactgcacCTTAATTGTCACTTTATCGCCTAATTGTGGAATGTCGCTAGACCATCAAATATGTCCCATatcaacatatatttatatatatatatatatatatattatatacacacacttctaaaaaaaatagaatatatatataataaggttAATTAGATACAAgttctaaatagataaattttacgtaggtctttttataaaaatataaatttcactaagaagataaattttctgtagtctcaaataaaaaaaaaatatttatattttttgaggtgaattcacttttttataaaaaaaaattagcaagagtacttttatatttgagatttgtataaATGATTCCTAGTGCGTGCGTGCGTACGTGCGTAAGAACGCTGGTGGTAAAAGTGACATGCACTGACCCTGATGAAGTCATGATGTCCAGTATTACGTACCTAAAACAGGCACTTGAAAATATATGCCGACGCAAGTAAGATTAAAAGGGGTGGTAGTTTGTTGAAACTGGTCAGCACCACATGCATGCAAGCAGCTGCATGGCACGCAACTCTAATAAATAAACAGATTCCAAAAGGCTTTCCCCTCTCTAGAAAAATTAAAGCTCAATGTTCATCTCCGGCTTCTTTGAGTTCTTTCTAGATCTCCCTAGCTGATCTCCCCTAGCTAGTTAGCAACCATGACTTTGAGTTCATGTTTAACTATATAATACAATCTCAGgcctttcatatttaattatttgaggccAAGGAATTTGAGAGCATCTAGCATATATAGtgcaattactaattaatagaTCATAAAAATTATCTATTGTTTGTCAAGAGTTTTGGCTATGTTTACGAAGAGAAATTATaaccttataaaaataaataaaatatttattatatatatgatataccaAAATtctgtcaatttataaaataactttaaaaaaaatcataattaaactttatgtaacaaattaaacaactctattattattaatattatatataacagcgattacaaattaaaaattatcgaTCGACTCTGATAATTTCACTGCACATAGacattcaaaaaagaaaaaaattctcacatgATCCACACACGATTACAATGGTTTTGATCATCGGAATATTGTGACTAGCTAGATCATCGAGTTTTTATTATTCATCGAAACGGATCGAGGGGCTCAGGTCATGAGCATGCATTCCGGCATGCATGCAGTCGCCGTCATGacatagattatatatatatacatatatatatatatatatggtgtttgGAGATCCGGGCCTGCCATGGAGTTTAGGCAGGCATATATGAATGATTGTGGAGGCCAGGCTCAAGATGATCAGTACTCGTTTTGTTAGGATTAAGgaagaagctgtttttttttttttttttgtgcaattaattaaaaaatatattgatcaTTTGGCATGAAAAGTgcttaaaaaatacatataaagtaCTGATCGAGGACCAAAAAGCCAAAAGTACTTACAGTATCACCAGGAGAAATCCCCAGATGGAGAACCAAAGCAGAAGCAAGCTTGACACAGCGTTCATACGTTTCTCTCCACGAAGTTTTCGCAGAGCCATAGATGACGGAAACCTCATCACCATAAACAATGGCGGCTCTCTCTAAGAAGCTTATGGGTGACAGAGCAATGTAGTTCGCAGAGCATTGAACAAGACCCTCCATTGATGACGTCTTACGTACGTATACCCGGCCAGGTTCTTCCCCGAGCTGATCACTGCAAGATTTAAGTGATTCTATTACATACTTCCACACacaacatttatttatatagaatgaTTCTACTACGTACTTCCACACACAACAATGTACTCTGACTCGGACCATAAcccataatatattattgattgaGATGAGGACGAACTCATTAATGGATTCATTCATCAGCAATATCCCTAAAATTTATTAGCATTTATTGATTTTCGCTTAGCTGCCTTTTTCGTGTTTCAGTGGATCCAATTAATTAGAGATCGAGATCATGAATTGGGTTATAAACTCACAGCAAATAAATGTCATGAACGTCAAAAATGTTTAatgtattttagaaaaatttacaaaaaatttatttctctatctatcagttattgatacgttaaaaatcataaaattttaaattttaaaaaaaaaattaacaaaataaatcttataagtaaaattataaatacatataatactactcatactatatatttatatatacctaaaatacattttttgtCCGAACTCGATCCAACGTCATGTCttatagtaaaagaaaaaaaaaacataaacacttGAGGTGGGttatatataccatatttaCCTAGTACTTAATGCGGTCCAATAAATATTATGTCcgaatattgtatatatttctGTTCATATACAGAGTTCCTGCTGCCgattatctttatttttggtaaaatatgagtTTGTACTACAACTTCTTTTCCTGTACGTGCGTGTCAAGgctatgaaatataaatatcgaTCTGAGAATTGGACaaaaaatctttacaaaattaaatgatttagtTACACAATCATTTCATATTCCCATGCTGGATTAATTATCGACCCAGCTCGTTGCtagggaaaaaggaaaattagtgAGAACATCAAAAACTAGAAAATCACCATGAATATCCTCGTCAATACCCGTTTGCTTTGTCATCCAACGTCGGCCATTTTGAGGAACCGTACGTGACTTTTGAGAAACCCAGAAGCTAGCAGACATGAAGGGAAGCCAATACCTATGCAGTACATGGTGAGAAATTATATATCTCGATGGATCCATGGAGGCCGATATCTGGATGAGAATTAGGAAATGACAATTAACCTTGTGTAAATGACATGAGTTTTTATTCATTAATCAGCTTCGAAAATGGATGGAGGATATCTGGaagataattaattaggaaaaaatCTTACTAGTTACAAGCGGTTTGGCGCACCAAATCGCGTATCAATTAGAGGTGATACCCACATGGTGAGAGGTGGGGATACCctccccgcaccatgcgggggaTTGGGGTTTTTCCCCCGTCCTGGTGTCGGGGGGCAGGGGAAAAAAACCAATCCTCCATGCCCTCCGCCTAAGCCAATATactgtatttaaaaaaaaaatttggtccaaaaatatttttttaaaccaaaattataatataatttaaataataaattaaaatttataaatataaaaaaaacttaaattcattagagttagattttggattgtcttgaaCTCTTacgccaacctttatataggaggtcaaggcaatacaatagtcatccttaaacAATGTAGGACTTAGtagtaagtctcacattgcttaaggatgactattgtattgttatggtctcctatataaatgttgacttaggaggccaaggcaatccaatgacttgaatataattttaagtctttaataaattgtatatatttatatacaatatatttatttatatatatataaatttatatatgtggAGCGGGGCGGGGCCCCTtctggggtcatcccgcccccacTAGGCCCTCTCCATGCGGGGCGGGGTAGCGGGAGCGGAGTCCCGCTGTCCACCCCTAATATCAATAGGGacatggttttttttaattaaaagaaaaaatgacatgCATGCTGCGCTCCTGTCTGTTCTTTAATGTTTCATTAATTAGGTGTCGATCGTTTTATGATGTATTTCCAAGAGCAAGCACTAAGCAGCTTAGGTTGTCTCCTCAAGCATATATAATCAAGCAAGCATATTCCAGTACTATCTGTCAGTACTGTGGGATTATAATGCtttaaaatttctcttcatctggacatatatatatatagtgtgacAGAAATAAACACTTCAAATAAGTCTCGAATGTACG includes these proteins:
- the LOC109007007 gene encoding probable acyl-activating enzyme 1, peroxisomal, with protein sequence MEGLVQCSANYIALSPISFLERAAIVYGDEVSVIYGSAKTSWRETYERCVKLASALVLHLGISPGDTVAAFSPNVPALYELHFGVPMAGAVLSALNTRLDSPMLALLLEQLEPKIIFVYQELVEVVDKALNILSERKSKPPQLVLIPENYDQTSSSTLTETPADSLDYNGLLAIGKADFETIRPNNECDPISVNYTSGSTGIPKGAIYSHRAAYLNSIAAIFRTDMKQMSVFLWTVDMFRCNGWCFTWAMAAVGGTNIFLRTEVLSAHLIFEAIDIHKVTHFCGAPTILNIIADAPASHQRRPLPSRVDIIVAGALPAPQVLMRVTELGFNLSHGYGMTEALGPAVVVPWEPRLQYSTKSDEQTEITKLCEGTHNLLMDGVDVKDPKTMKSIPYDGKTIGEVMFRGNALMLGYLKNSKAGQEAFRGGWYHTGDIAVRHPDGCIQMKDRAKDVIISSGGEAISTIEVEAVLRSHPKVSEAAVVGRANDDDDDLQAAGKTPFAFVELKKMISDACTAEEIIKFCEDRLPKYMVPQSVVFGDIQVTSTGKIQKFVLREKVKAMGSGSGMADLQDGIQ